A genome region from Camelina sativa cultivar DH55 chromosome 10, Cs, whole genome shotgun sequence includes the following:
- the LOC104719540 gene encoding uncharacterized protein LOC104719540 codes for MEKEECSSSESGWTTYISSPIEVDEEEVVDQDYQEVYNIYNYFSKGETEEERNKDSDDSMASDASSGPNYHQRYHQKNKALNLKNGKNEGNNTKSKNDDKKTSNSYRKKEKKKRENKSTYRMK; via the coding sequence ATGGAGAAGGAAGAATGCAGCAGTAGTGAATCCGGTTGGACGACTTATATTTCGTCACCAATTGAAGTAGATGAAGAGGAGGTCGTGGACCAGGACTATCAAGAAGTGTATAACATCTATAACTACTTCAGCAAAGGCGAaactgaagaagagaggaaCAAAGATAGCGATGATTCAATGGCCTCGGACGCTTCGTCTGGACCAAATTATCATCAGCGTTATCACCAAAAGAACAAGGCGTTGAATTTGAAGAACGGGAAAAATGAAGGTAATAATACTAAGAGtaaaaatgatgataaaaaaacTAGTAACTCATAcaggaaaaaagagaagaaaaagagagaaaataagagtACCTATAGAATGAAGTGA